A stretch of Panthera uncia isolate 11264 chromosome A1 unlocalized genomic scaffold, Puncia_PCG_1.0 HiC_scaffold_16, whole genome shotgun sequence DNA encodes these proteins:
- the SMIM2 gene encoding LOW QUALITY PROTEIN: small integral membrane protein 2 (The sequence of the model RefSeq protein was modified relative to this genomic sequence to represent the inferred CDS: deleted 1 base in 1 codon; substituted 3 bases at 3 genomic stop codons), producing the protein MGAGRRLGKGLMPAWLPHGELDTHDHAISLLFGFXTGFIWEAYIVLAWNNTVXSCPGANSSSEXPHTKIQQNRRQGHKEEDHSQVPEAGDI; encoded by the exons atgggggcaggaaggaggttGGGGAAAGGACTGATGCCAGCCTGGCTGCCTCATGGGGAGCTAGACACACATGACCATGCCATTAGCCTCCTGTTCGGCTTCTAGACGGGTTTCATCTGGGAGGCCTACATAGTCCTTGCTTGGAACAACACAGTATAAAGCTGCCCTGGTGCTAACTCGTCTTCTGAATAACCACACACTAAAATACAGCAGAACAGAAGACAGGGCCACAAAGAA GAGGACCACAGTCAGGTGCCAGAAGCAGGTGACATCTAG